Proteins from a genomic interval of Onychostoma macrolepis isolate SWU-2019 chromosome 17, ASM1243209v1, whole genome shotgun sequence:
- the LOC131523773 gene encoding uncharacterized protein LOC131523773, protein MMDSDEEIVGGARPKRFTHPPAYLEQYEVQYSRGRPVSEPGVSRTVETPVPAWSLSFQPSVAFPGGDRLHPDGSQILSSSYQPTQPAVCPQLVPSPPSAADSIASAHLSELQHLRHERAAFEADLRELRAVRAEVRELVQAAQSLRADLSQARGQPLLPGQPSALRLSSSPVKPCVSTPVVDCDPFPDLPPPPWPEPNEALARQFGALELSDAATSYRPVVSGSQQNPVVLPTTRSCPPQPSVPDAGDFPPPSTPQDLREMLTPSVMPVPAHHQAAPPSPRVSAFLPQSEPRVRPVVPSSESVYRGPPPTIPKFSHPDPSEFARLRIALENLLPPDGTELFKYQILVDHLKLEEAKMIADANLNSPTPFTDTMSALCDKYGQPHQLALRRIASVLDSPDVRRDDIPAFQRFALQVQSLVGLLRTLGRDGELELSCGSHVARLLSKLPPEQRAEFRRHMFRQPGSTPNLVDLSNWLRYETWCHSYDAELTTKSSHSGKRSVAILHGVGASSASTTCLSPSPVESSMPRRGSMQPAKPVRMKRYCPFCGASEHYLSQCASFAQLTPDQVKTWIRKNNRCWRCARCHHAAQCDLKKPCSLCRGLHLRSLHGVNVSPSSTEDSATVEKSCFTSSSSDRFFLDKPSVSGRVMLKVVPVHLSYENRTLETFALLDDGSERTILLSTAVEALGIQGVPEDLPLRTVRDDVQVIRGCSISFQISPVYRPQISYQISHAFTADRLNLSRQSYPVDQLRRKYRHLRGLPIRTLTEVQPLLLIGSDQPHLITPTEPVRWGGPGAPVAVRTRLGWTLQGPVPSVGGPSTPRQCMLTSLVPVQDELLHHVQRLWQLDTVPHRECKEVTRSKQDQEALQLLDRKTLTLEIEGVRRLATPLLRHKDMPLLNATRDSVLSNLRSVERRLLKDPEKAETYRAEMRKLLEIGAVCVVPDPVPDTPECWYIPHHIVSHNGKSRLVFNCSHQHRGQSLNQYLLPGPTLGPSLLGVLLRFREHPVAVSGDIKAMFHQVRLLPEDRPLLRFLWQDLQMNEAPRTFEWLVLPFGTTSSPCCAIYALQRHTRQHSLTDEEIRYSVERCFYVDNCLQSLPTADAARSLIDRLRTVLSGAGFEIRHWACNDPTVLSHLPPEARATSVELWLTQEKADVPESTLGLSWNWQSDTLSYKHRPVIYETPTLRNIYRVLASQYDPLGLLLPYTTRAKVIVKHLWNKQREWDDPNLPPDLLHSWIQWEEELRGLPSVFFPRRYVPPAVGIDGVTHEVHIFSDASEQAYGAVAYLRTVDPAGQTYLSFLIARSRVTPKRVHSIPRLELCGSLVAAQLAKLLANELTLTIQSTVLWTDSTTVLQWLKSESCRYRVFVGNRIAEIQELTDQCSWRYVGSADNPADDLTKGRSLSYLASPNRWSRGPPFLLLDLQEWPVLRTSEAGEELAELRKSTFCGVVTSPNTSGHPDKWSYPTWIDLLDVTARDLRGDSDPSTVLEATDYQRAEVHVLKCIQLESFPEDYHLLESGKTVKPSSRLVALAPEMDPSNGLIRVGGCLRRVADLADSVVHPVVLDSRHPVTRLIIHHYDNQLHHPGAERLFAEIRRHYWVLRGREAVRRFQHTCLECRRWRGQPSVPQMSDLPSARLQLHKPAFHSCGMDCFGPFLIKIGRRTEKRWGVLFKCLTTRAVHLDLLPSLSTDSFLMALRRFIAKRGTPAQLWSDRGTNFRGGERELREAYATLAPDLQRHLARQKISFCFNPPSAPHFGGVWEREVRSVKSALYTVLGSQSVPEEVLMTVLLEVEAILNSKPLGYVSSDVADADPVTPSSLLMGRPDGSLPQVIYPESEMLSRRRWKHSQILADRFWSRFIRDYLPSLQTRQKWQASPPDLREHTYVMIVDPQLPRGLWPVGKVIQTHLSPDGHIRSADVQIKDHIYTRPVARLVVLPTLPSDDPGVPNPPE, encoded by the coding sequence ATGATGGACTCTGACGAGGAGATTGTTGGCGGAGCACGCCCTAAACGCTTCACGCATCCTCCAGCCTACCTAGAACAGTATGAGGTGCAGTATTCCCGAGGAAGACCTGTCTCAGAGCCTGGTGTGTCCCGCACTGTGGAGACGCCTGTCCCAGCCTGGTCCCTGTCCTTTCAGCCGTCTGTTGCCTTCCCTGGTGGTGACCGTCTCCACCCTGATGGCTCGCAGATCTTGTCATCCAGTTATCAGCCTACCCAGCCTGCTGTGTGCCCTCAGCTGGTCCCTTCCCCACCTTCAGCGGCTGATTCAATTGCTTCTGCTCATCTCAGTGAGCTACAGCACCTACGTCACGAGCGTGCAGCCTTCGAAGCCGATCTGAGAGAGTTGAGAGCAGTTCGTGCAGAAGTTCGAGAGTTGGTACAAGCAGCGCAGTCCCTTCGAGCAGACCTTAGCCAAGCTAGAGGTCAACCTCTGTTGCCGGGGCAGCCTTCAGCATTGCGGTTGTCCAGTTCTCCAGTGAAGCCCTGTGTATCCACTCCTGTGGTCGATTGTGATCCTTTCCCTGATCTACCTCCGCCACCTTGGCCTGAGCCTAACGAAGCCTTGGCCAGACAGTTCGGAGCCCTCGAGTTGTCTGATGCAGCTACTTCCTATCGGCCTGTGGTCTCAGGGTCTCAGCAGAATCCCGTAGTGCTCCCTACCACTCGCTCATGCCCTCCTCAGCCTAGTGTTCCTGATGCTGGTGATTTCCCTCCACCTTCTACTCCTCAAGACCTTCGAGAGATGCTCACTCCTAGTGTCATGCCAGTGCCTGCCCACCACCAGGCAGCACCTCCCTCTCCTAGGGTCTCAGCCTTTCTCCCTCAGTCAGAGCCTAGGGTGCGCCCTGTAGTCCCTTCCTCTGAGTCTGTGTATCGTGGCCCCCCGCCTACCATCCCTAAGTTTTCGCATCCAGATCCTAGTGAGTTTGCTCGCCTTCGCATAGCCCTGGAAAACCTGCTTCCCCCAGATGGCACGGAGCTGTTTAAGTACCAGATCCTAGTAGACCACCTTAAGCTCGAGGAAGCTAAGATGATAGCTGATGCTAACTTGAATTCCCCTACCCCCTTTACCGATACCATGTCAGCACTTTGTGACAAGTATGGCCAGCCACATCAGTTAGCCTTGAGGAGGATAGCTAGTGTCTTGGACAGTCCTGACGTTAGACGAGATGACATCCCAGCCTTCCAGAGATTCGCTCTCCAAGTCCAGTCCCTAGTTGGCTTGTTGAGAACCTTAGGGCGTGATGGGGAGCTCGAGTTGAGTTGTGGTTCCCATGTCGCACGCCTTTTAAGCAAACTTCCCCCAGAGCAGAGAGCGGAGTTTCGTCGCCACATGTTTCGTCAACCTGGTTCTACACCTAACCTTGTTGACCTTTCTAATTGGCTTCGTTATGAGACCTGGTGCCATAGTTATGATGCAGAGTTGACCACTAAGAGCTCACATTCTGGCAAGAGATCCGTTGCTATCCTGCATGGAGTTGGAGCATCCTCAGCCTCAACCACATGCTTGTCACCTTCCCCAGTTGAGTCTTCCATGCCTCGTAGAGGTTCCATGCAGCCAGCGAAGCCTGTTAGAATGAAGCGCTATTGTCCATTCTGCGGTGCGTCTGAGCATTACCTGAGTCAGTGTGCTTCCTTCGCCCAGCTTACGCCTGATCAAGTTAAGACCTGGATCCGTAAAAACAATCGCTGTTGGCGCTGTGCCAGATGCCACCACGCTGCCCAATGTGATCTGAAGAAGCCCTGCAGTCTTTGCCGTGGCCTACATCTTCGTTCCCTTCACGGCGTGAATGTCAGTCCTTCCTCTACTGAGGATTCTGCTACTGTGGAGAAGAGTTGCTTCACAAGCTCCTCCTCAGACAGGTTCTTCTTGGATAAGCCTTCGGTTAGCGGCCGTGTGATGCTTAAAGTGGTTCCAGTGCACCTGAGTTATGAGAATCGTACCCTGGAGACTTTCGCCCTCTTGGATGATGGGTCTGAGAGAACGATCCTGCTTTCCACTGCCGTTGAAGCCCTGGGGATTCAGGGTGTTCCTGAAGACCTTCCATTACGGACGGTCAGAGACGATGTTCAGGTCATTCGTGGTTGTTCCATATCCTTCCAGATTTCTCCCGTCTACCGACCGCAGATCAGTTATCAGATCAGTCACGCCTTTACTGCTGATCGCCTTAACCTGTCGCGCCAGTCCTATCCGGTGGATCAGTTGCGGCGGAAGTACAGACACTTGAGGGGCCTTCCTATTCGTACCCTTACTGAGGTCCAGCCCTTGCTCCTTATCGGTTCTGACCAGCCCCACCTTATCACCCCTACTGAGCCAGTTCGATGGGGCGGCCCAGGAGCTCCAGTTGCAGTTCGTACCCGCCTAGGATGGACACTTCAGGGTCCTGTTCCTTCCGTAGGTGGTCCTTCCACCCCTCGCCAGTGCATGCTTACCTCTTTGGTTCCTGTCCAGGATGAGCTCCTACACCACGTACAGAGATTGTGGCAGTTGGATACAGTTCCTCACCGGGAGTGTAAAGAAGTTACCCGTTCCAAGCAAGACCAGGAAGCCCTTCAGCTACTTGACCGCAAGACCCTTACCCTTGAGATTGAGGGTGTTCGTCGCCTTGCCACTCCCCTTCTTCGTCATAAAGACATGCCTTTGTTAAATGCTACGAGAGATTCAGTCTTGTCTAATCTCCGCAGTGTGGAACGGCGTCTGTTGAAGGATCCTGAGAAGGCCGAGACCTACCGAGCAGAGATGCGTAAACTCCTTGAAATTGGAGCGGTCTGTGTAGTGCCTGATCCTGTTCCTGATACCCCTGAGTGTTGGTACATTCCGCACCACATTGTTAGCCACAATGGGAAGTCTCGTCTCGTCTTCAATTGTTCCCATCAGCACCGAGGTCAGAGCCTTAACCAGTACCTTTTGCCCGGACCAACCCTCGGACCTTCGTTGTTAGGTGTCCTCCTTCGTTTTCGGGAGCATCCTGTAGCTGTGAGCGGAGATATTAAGGCGATGTTCCACCAGGTTCGCCTCCTACCTGAAGATCGTCCTCTGCTCCGCTTCCTATGGCAAGATCTGCAGATGAATGAGGCTCCTCGGACCTTCGAGTGGTTGGTCCTACCCTTCGGCACCACCTCCAGCCCTTGCTGTGCTATCTACGCACTCCAGCGCCACACTCGTCAGCACTCCTTAACAGATGAGGAGATTCGTTACTCTGTAGAAAGATGTTTCTACGTAGATAATTGCCTCCAGAGCCTACCTACTGCTGATGCAGCCCGGAGTCTGATAGATCGCCTGCGCACTGTCCTTTCTGGGGCTGGATTTGAGATCCGGCATTGGGCCTGTAACGATCCAACTGTATTAAGCCACCTACCTCCTGAGGCTAGAGCGACTAGTGTGGAGTTGTGGCTGACGCAGGAGAAGGCCGATGTTCCTGAGTCCACATTAGGTTTGAGTTGGAATTGGCAGTCTGATACCTTGTCCTATAAGCACAGACCCGTGATCTATGAGACCCCAACCTTGCGGAATATTTATAGGGTCCTTGCTAGTCAGTATGACCCTCTGGGACTGCTCCTTCCTTACACAACCCGTGCGAAGGtgatcgtgaagcacctttggAACAAACAGAGAGAGTGGGATGATCCCAACCTACCTCCGGACCTTCTCCATTCCTGGATACAGTGGGAAGAGGAACTTCGCGGCCTTCCTAGTGTCTTTTTTCCTCGGCGTTATGTTCCTCCTGCAGTAGGGATTGATGGAGTTACTCACGAGGTCCACATCTTCTCAGATGCCTCTGAGCAAGCCTACGGAGCCGTAGCTTATCTGCGTACTGTCGATCCAGCTGGTCAGACCTACCTCTCCTTCCTCATTGCTCGGTCCCGAGTTACCCCTAAGAGAGTACACTCTATTCCTCGATTGGAGCTCTGTGGGAGCTTAGTCGCAGCCCAGCTTGCGAAGTTGCTGGCAAATGAGTTGACCTTGACGATTCAGTCTACTGTGCTGTGGACAGATTCTACGACGGTCCTTCAGTGGTTAAAGTCAGAGTCCTGTCGCTACAGAGTCTTCGTTGGCAATAGGATAGCTGAGATTCAAGAGCTTACCGATCAGTGCTCGTGGCGTTATGTTGGTTCTGCAGATAACCCTGCCGATGACCTCACCAAGGGGAGATCTCTGTCCTACCTCGCTTCCCCGAACCGGTGGTCCCGAGGACCCCCTTTCCTTCTCCTTGACCTTCAAGAATGGCCGGTCCTTCGTACTTCTGAGGCTGGTGAAGAGCTAGCAGAGTTGCGCAAGTCGACCTTCTGTGGAGTTGTTACCTCACCAAACACCTCTGGCCACCCTGATAAATGGAGTTACCCTACCTGGATAGACCTGCTGGATGTCACTGCCCGAGACCTACGAGGTGACTCAGATCCTAGCACTGTTCTTGAAGCCACAGATTATCAACGAGCCGAAGTTCATGTCCTTAAATGCATCCAACTGGAATCCTTCCCGGAAGATTACCACCTGTTGGAATCCGGGAAGACAGTGAAACCTAGTAGCCGTCTAGTTGCCTTGGCACCCGAGATGGATCCTTCTAACGGCTTGATTAGAGTGGGCGGTTGTTTGAGGAGAGTGGCTGACCTTGCAGATTCTGTTGTCCATCCTGTAGTCCTAGACTCTAGGCATCCAGTCACTCGCCTGATAATCCACCATTACGACAACCAGTTGCATCACCCTGGAGCAGAACGGCTGTTTGCTGAGATAAGGAGGCATTATTGGGTCCTGCGAGGCCGTGAAGCTGTTCGGCGGTTTCAGCATACCTGTCTGGAATGTCGCAGATGGAGAGGCCAACCTTCAGTGCCTCAGATGTCTGATCTACCCTCCGCCCGCCTTCAGCTTCACAAGCCTGCCTTCCATTCATGTGGGATGGATTGCTTCGGTCCTTTCCTAATCAAGATTGGTAGACGTACAGAGAAGCGTTGGGGTGTTCTGTTTAAGTGTCTTACCACTAGAGCCGTACACTTAGACTTACTCCCTAGCCTGAGTACGGATTCCTTTCTTATGGCCCTTCGGAGGTTCATCGCTAAGAGAGGCACCCCAGCACAGTTATGGTCAGATCGAGGGACCAATTTCCGTGGAGGCGAGCGGGAGTTGCGAGAAGCATATGCCACCTTAGCTCCTGATCTGCAGCGTCATCTTGCGCGCCAGAAGATCAGCTTCTGCTTCAATCCACCATCAGCCCCTCACTTTGGTGGAGTTTGGGAGAGGGAGGTGAGATCTGTCAAGTCAGCCTTGTACACCGTTTTGGGTTCCCAGTCGGTTCCTGAGGAGGTCCTGATGACGGTCTTGTTGGAAGTCGAGGCTATCCTTAACTCAAAACCTTTGGGTTACGTATCCTCCGACGTGGCGGATGCTGACCCAGTGACCCCCAGTAGTCTCCTAATGGGGCGGCCTGATGGATCCTTGCCTCAAGTAATTTACCCAGAATCAGAGATGTTAAGCCGCCGAAGATGGAAACATTCCCAGATCCTAGCCGATCGATTCTGGTCTCGATTCATCCGGGATTATCTTCCTAGCTTGCAGACCAGGCAGAAATGGCAAGCCTCGCCTCCTGACCTCCGAGAGCATACCTATGTCATGATTGTCGACCCTCAGTTGCCCAGAGGTTTGTGGCCTGTAGGTAAAGTCATTCAGACCCATCTCAGTCCCGATGGCCACATTAGGTCCGCAGATGTGCAGATCAAGGATCATATCTATACCAGACCAGTGGCCCGTCTGGTGGTTCTACCAACCTTGCCTTCAGATGATCCTGGAGTTCCGAACCCTCCAGAATAG